One part of the Conexibacter woesei Iso977N genome encodes these proteins:
- a CDS encoding flavin reductase family protein — MGTEATGVEAHALRAAMGNFATGVAVVTAADAGGRPFGTTANAISSLSLRPPLVLACLRRESETLAAIRSGERFAINLLGGGQRALAERFARAASAETWDGVGHRLADGVPVLDATLATVECTLHTLSDGGDHEIVVGRVVGVEHVEDHTDPLLFYRGAFA; from the coding sequence ATGGGCACCGAGGCCACCGGCGTCGAGGCGCACGCGCTGCGCGCGGCGATGGGCAACTTCGCGACCGGCGTCGCGGTGGTGACCGCCGCCGACGCCGGTGGCCGCCCGTTCGGGACGACGGCCAACGCGATCAGCTCGCTGTCGCTGCGGCCGCCGCTCGTGCTCGCCTGCCTGCGGCGCGAGTCCGAGACGCTGGCGGCGATCCGCTCCGGCGAGCGGTTCGCCATCAACCTGCTCGGCGGGGGCCAGCGCGCGCTCGCCGAGCGGTTCGCGCGGGCAGCGTCGGCGGAGACCTGGGACGGCGTCGGCCACCGCCTGGCCGACGGCGTCCCGGTCCTCGACGCCACGCTGGCGACGGTCGAGTGCACGCTGCACACGCTCTCCGACGGCGGCGACCACGAGATCGTCGTCGGCCGAGTCGTCGGCGTCGAGCACGTCGAGGACCACACCGACCCCCTGCTCTTCTACCGCGGCGCGTTTGCCTGA
- a CDS encoding enoyl-CoA hydratase-related protein, translated as MEPTEILLSQDDGVLTITLNRPDRLNAYTQVMQDELLAALDHADADDDVRAVVFTGAGRAYCAGADLERGGETFDWGDRVAAGGPPPRDGGGRLSLRIFQCNKPVIGALNGSAVGVGLTMTLPMDVRFVADDAKLGFVFTRRGIVPEACSSWFLPRVVGISRAMEWVATGRIFTAQEALDGGLVRAVLPAAEVLPAAQALAREIADNTAPVSVALARQLMWRMLGAAHPMDAHRADSRAMFARGQSADAREGVTSFLEKRAAVFPDRVSDGLPPVFGDDDAFPEFT; from the coding sequence ATGGAACCGACCGAGATCCTCCTCAGCCAGGACGACGGCGTCCTGACGATCACGCTCAACCGTCCGGACAGGCTCAACGCCTACACGCAGGTCATGCAGGACGAGCTGCTGGCCGCGCTCGACCACGCCGACGCCGACGACGACGTCCGTGCGGTGGTCTTCACCGGTGCCGGGCGCGCCTACTGCGCGGGTGCCGACCTGGAGCGCGGCGGCGAGACGTTCGACTGGGGCGACCGCGTGGCGGCCGGCGGCCCGCCGCCGCGCGACGGCGGCGGCCGGCTGTCGCTGCGGATCTTCCAGTGCAACAAGCCGGTGATCGGCGCGCTCAACGGCAGCGCGGTCGGCGTCGGGCTGACGATGACGCTGCCGATGGACGTCCGCTTCGTGGCCGACGACGCCAAGCTCGGCTTCGTCTTCACGCGCCGCGGGATCGTGCCGGAGGCGTGCTCGAGCTGGTTCCTGCCGCGCGTCGTCGGGATCAGCCGCGCCATGGAGTGGGTCGCGACCGGCCGGATCTTCACTGCGCAGGAGGCGCTCGACGGCGGGCTCGTGCGCGCGGTCCTCCCCGCCGCCGAGGTGCTGCCCGCCGCGCAGGCGCTGGCGCGCGAGATCGCCGACAACACCGCGCCGGTCAGCGTCGCGCTCGCCCGCCAGCTGATGTGGCGCATGCTCGGCGCCGCTCACCCGATGGACGCCCACCGCGCCGACTCGCGCGCGATGTTCGCCCGCGGCCAATCGGCCGACGCCCGCGAGGGCGTGACCTCGTTCCTCGAGAAGCGCGCCGCCGTCTTCCCCGACCGCGTCAGCGACGGGCTGCCACCGGTCTTCGGCGACGACGACGCGTTCCCGGAGTTCACCTAG
- a CDS encoding sulfite oxidase, which translates to MERRLTRRQTLKLAAAGSVPLLTGLRLPPAARAAGPVPGIVKDLPADLLIPRGTNAEMVWTAMSGQGYLTPYDRFFVRNHTRTPIVNPATWRLELFGTGLRGQPRRGAGVKLSLKDLERLERVTATVAVECAGNGRSYFATQQGTPAPGTAWTLGGIGVAEWKGVLLRDVLELAGVRGDAVDVMPEGLDDPVPAADGSSLGNVRRPFPIKKALDDVLIALEMNGKTLPFDHGFPARIVVPGWVGVANIKWVGSIRVANGHLSSPWNTTQYRMVGPTYPADAPPLTTRPLKSAFELTPGAPFKVGQPVVLTGRAWSGEARPRSVRVSTDGGRTWQGAKTYGANGDGAWLRWELPWTPTTAGTVALAAQATDRLGHQQPDVVPFNRDGYLFDGIVRLPVRVAA; encoded by the coding sequence ATGGAACGCCGCCTCACCCGCCGCCAGACGCTGAAGCTCGCCGCAGCGGGCAGCGTGCCGCTGCTGACCGGGCTGCGGCTGCCGCCGGCCGCGCGCGCCGCCGGGCCGGTGCCGGGGATCGTCAAGGACCTCCCGGCGGACCTGCTGATCCCGCGCGGCACGAACGCCGAGATGGTCTGGACCGCGATGTCCGGTCAGGGCTACCTGACGCCCTACGACCGCTTCTTCGTCCGCAACCACACGCGCACGCCGATCGTGAACCCGGCGACGTGGCGGCTGGAGCTGTTCGGGACCGGCCTGCGCGGGCAGCCCAGGCGCGGGGCCGGGGTCAAGTTGTCGTTGAAGGACCTGGAGCGGCTGGAACGCGTCACCGCGACCGTCGCGGTCGAGTGCGCGGGCAATGGGCGCTCGTACTTCGCCACCCAGCAGGGGACGCCGGCGCCCGGAACGGCGTGGACGCTGGGTGGCATCGGGGTCGCCGAGTGGAAGGGCGTGCTGTTGCGCGACGTGCTGGAGCTGGCCGGCGTGCGCGGCGACGCGGTCGACGTCATGCCCGAGGGCCTGGACGATCCGGTCCCGGCCGCCGACGGCAGCTCGCTCGGCAACGTGCGCCGGCCGTTCCCCATCAAGAAGGCGTTGGACGATGTGTTGATCGCCCTGGAGATGAACGGCAAGACGCTGCCGTTCGACCACGGCTTCCCGGCGCGCATCGTCGTGCCGGGTTGGGTCGGCGTGGCGAACATCAAGTGGGTGGGGTCGATCCGCGTGGCCAACGGCCACCTCTCCTCGCCGTGGAACACCACCCAGTACAGGATGGTCGGGCCGACGTACCCGGCCGACGCGCCGCCGCTGACGACGCGCCCGCTCAAGAGCGCCTTCGAGCTCACGCCCGGCGCGCCGTTCAAGGTCGGCCAGCCGGTCGTGCTGACCGGCCGCGCGTGGTCGGGCGAGGCGCGGCCGCGCTCGGTCCGGGTCTCGACCGACGGCGGCAGGACGTGGCAGGGCGCGAAGACCTACGGCGCCAACGGCGACGGCGCGTGGCTGCGCTGGGAGCTGCCGTGGACGCCGACGACCGCGGGCACCGTGGCGCTGGCCGCGCAGGCGACCGACCGGCTCGGCCACCAGCAGCCCGACGTCGTGCCGTTCAACCGCGACGGCTACCTCTTCGACGGGATCGTCAGGCTGCCGGTGCGCGTCGCGGCGTGA
- a CDS encoding LLM class flavin-dependent oxidoreductase, giving the protein MSDSLLLAASLTDPALIPAAEAAGLDLVVLEQAPLDPLLVGARAAALTASIGIVVAAPTTTTEPFHVSTAVATIDFVSRGRAGWLAETVDRADADALVTWDVPEDVLGDAREYVDVVRGLWTTWDADAEIRDRSTDRFFDRDRVHHLAYKGKYLDIRGPSITPRPPQGRPPVVVRDPALADVADVLLVRDPADATPAPVRLLEVDHGEGSHDADGFDGLLLHHVTEAGLAALARTPPRDGETLRARLGLEEVARA; this is encoded by the coding sequence ATGTCCGATTCTCTCCTCCTCGCCGCGTCGCTGACCGACCCCGCGCTGATCCCGGCGGCCGAGGCCGCGGGCCTCGACCTGGTGGTCCTGGAGCAGGCACCGCTGGACCCGCTGCTGGTGGGCGCGCGCGCCGCCGCGCTGACGGCGTCGATCGGGATCGTCGTCGCGGCGCCGACCACGACGACCGAGCCGTTCCACGTGTCCACCGCGGTGGCGACGATCGACTTCGTCTCGCGCGGGCGCGCCGGGTGGCTGGCGGAGACGGTCGACCGCGCCGACGCCGACGCGCTCGTCACGTGGGACGTTCCGGAGGACGTGCTCGGCGACGCGCGCGAGTATGTTGATGTGGTTCGCGGGCTGTGGACGACGTGGGACGCCGACGCCGAGATCCGCGACCGTTCCACCGATCGCTTCTTCGACCGCGACCGAGTCCACCACCTTGCCTACAAAGGCAAGTACCTCGACATCCGCGGCCCGTCGATCACGCCGCGCCCGCCGCAGGGCCGGCCGCCCGTCGTCGTGCGCGACCCGGCGCTGGCGGACGTCGCCGACGTCCTGCTCGTCCGCGATCCGGCCGACGCGACGCCCGCGCCGGTGCGGCTGCTGGAGGTCGACCACGGCGAGGGGTCGCACGACGCCGACGGGTTCGACGGGCTGCTGCTCCACCACGTGACGGAGGCCGGCCTCGCAGCGCTGGCCCGCACGCCGCCGCGCGACGGCGAGACGCTCCGTGCCCGCCTCGGCCTGGAGGAGGTGGCGCGCGCATGA
- a CDS encoding MsnO8 family LLM class oxidoreductase — protein sequence MLLSVLDQAPTREGGAPGHAIREAIELAQHADALGFHRFWVAEHHAIGSVSISAPEVLIGLIGARAQRIRIGAGGMLLPNHRPIHVAEQFRLLEALHPGRVDLGIGRSEGALDPATVLAFGRPGDNAHGAGFEQQLDQLLAFGGVTPLPDDDPLAGARAAPTDVPLPPVFLLGSSRNSAQTAARKGLGYGFAAHTNPADAATALREYRDNFVPARPDDQPHAILALKVMVGEDDAHAAALAAPSHLGQVQARLGVNRPLMTVEAALAHAWTDEERAVEASHGDTSADVAGGPETARAQLEAAVAASGADEVVAITNTYDFDERRAAIARLGRLFA from the coding sequence ATGCTCCTCTCCGTCCTCGACCAGGCCCCGACCCGTGAGGGCGGCGCGCCCGGCCACGCGATCCGCGAGGCGATCGAGCTGGCGCAGCACGCCGACGCGCTCGGCTTCCACCGCTTCTGGGTCGCCGAGCACCACGCGATCGGCAGCGTCTCGATCTCGGCGCCCGAGGTCCTGATCGGCCTGATCGGGGCGCGCGCACAGCGGATCCGGATCGGCGCCGGCGGCATGCTGCTGCCCAACCACCGCCCGATCCACGTCGCCGAGCAGTTCCGCCTGCTGGAGGCGCTGCACCCCGGGCGCGTCGACCTCGGGATCGGCCGCAGCGAGGGCGCGCTCGACCCCGCGACGGTGCTGGCCTTCGGCCGCCCCGGCGACAACGCGCACGGCGCCGGCTTCGAGCAGCAGCTCGACCAGCTGCTGGCCTTCGGCGGCGTCACGCCGCTGCCGGACGACGACCCGCTGGCCGGCGCGCGCGCCGCGCCGACCGACGTCCCGCTGCCGCCGGTCTTCCTGCTCGGCTCCTCGCGCAACAGCGCGCAGACCGCCGCACGCAAGGGCCTCGGCTACGGCTTCGCCGCCCACACCAACCCCGCCGACGCCGCGACCGCGCTGCGCGAGTACCGCGACAACTTCGTCCCGGCGCGCCCCGACGACCAGCCCCACGCGATCCTCGCGCTGAAGGTGATGGTGGGGGAGGACGACGCGCACGCCGCCGCGCTGGCGGCGCCGAGCCACCTCGGCCAGGTCCAGGCGCGGCTGGGCGTCAACCGCCCGCTGATGACCGTCGAGGCCGCGCTGGCCCACGCGTGGACCGACGAGGAGCGCGCGGTCGAGGCCAGCCACGGGGACACGAGCGCCGACGTCGCCGGCGGCCCCGAGACCGCCCGCGCGCAGCTGGAGGCCGCGGTCGCCGCGTCCGGCGCCGACGAGGTGGTCGCGATCACCAACACCTATGACTTCGACGAGCGCCGCGCGGCGATCGCGCGGCTGGGGAGGCTGTTCGCATGA
- a CDS encoding acyl-CoA dehydrogenase family protein, which translates to MDFSLTDEQRDLRDTARAFITKEVMPLEPELLARERRGESGLPHDELRALQARARDFGFWGLGTPAAFGGADLPTLTQALIWTEVGRSFVPFMFGGETDVILYKANEEQQAEYLLPALEGTRASCFAVTEPDAGSDLTAIRMRARRDGDDWVLNGEKTFITRGAEADFAIVIAVTDPELGYKGGFTAFIVDRAMGWESSVIDTMGPARPISMSFDDVRVPARNVLGEVGQGFPLAMEWIGRGRWRIPAVAIGAAERMLTMAIEYAGQRRTFGTTIGEHQMIQAMIADSEVELESARWLVLLAAWTVDQGQDPRHHASMAKLSGATMANHIADRVMQIHGGMGYTRELPIERWYREVRLWRIFEGTDEIQRRAIAKNLLSGRRRVGGHLA; encoded by the coding sequence ATGGACTTCTCCCTCACCGACGAGCAGCGCGACCTGCGCGACACCGCCCGTGCGTTCATCACCAAGGAGGTGATGCCGCTGGAGCCGGAGCTGCTGGCGCGCGAGCGCCGCGGCGAGTCCGGGCTCCCCCACGACGAGCTGCGGGCGCTGCAGGCCAGGGCGCGCGACTTCGGGTTCTGGGGCCTCGGGACGCCGGCCGCGTTCGGCGGCGCCGACCTGCCAACCCTCACGCAGGCGCTGATCTGGACCGAGGTCGGGCGCTCGTTCGTCCCGTTCATGTTCGGCGGCGAGACCGACGTGATCCTGTACAAGGCCAACGAGGAGCAGCAGGCCGAGTACCTGCTGCCCGCGCTGGAGGGCACGCGCGCGTCGTGCTTCGCGGTCACCGAGCCCGACGCGGGCAGCGACCTGACGGCGATCCGGATGCGCGCCCGGCGCGACGGCGACGACTGGGTGCTCAACGGCGAGAAGACGTTCATCACGCGCGGCGCCGAGGCCGACTTCGCGATCGTCATCGCCGTCACCGATCCCGAGTTGGGGTACAAGGGCGGCTTCACCGCGTTCATCGTCGACCGCGCGATGGGCTGGGAGTCGTCGGTCATCGACACGATGGGCCCGGCCCGCCCGATCTCCATGTCCTTCGACGACGTCCGCGTCCCGGCGCGCAACGTCCTCGGCGAGGTCGGCCAAGGCTTCCCGCTGGCGATGGAGTGGATCGGCCGCGGGCGCTGGCGGATCCCGGCCGTCGCGATCGGCGCGGCCGAGCGCATGCTGACGATGGCGATCGAGTACGCCGGCCAGCGCAGGACGTTCGGCACCACGATCGGCGAGCACCAGATGATCCAGGCGATGATCGCCGACAGCGAGGTCGAGCTGGAGTCCGCGCGCTGGCTCGTCCTGCTCGCCGCGTGGACGGTCGACCAGGGCCAGGACCCGCGCCACCACGCGTCGATGGCCAAGCTCTCGGGCGCGACGATGGCCAACCACATCGCCGACCGCGTCATGCAGATCCACGGCGGCATGGGCTACACCCGCGAGCTGCCGATCGAGCGCTGGTACCGCGAGGTCCGGCTGTGGCGGATCTTCGAGGGCACCGACGAGATCCAGCGCCGCGCGATCGCCAAGAACCTGCTGTCCGGACGGCGCCGCGTCGGCGGGCACCTGGCGTAG
- a CDS encoding LLM class flavin-dependent oxidoreductase — protein sequence MKQVRLAAHFPGVNNTTVWSDPAAGSHIDFASFAALARTAERARFDLFFLAEGLSLREHAGHLHDLDVAGRPDAMTILAALSAVTEHLGLAATLTTTYHEPYEVARQLATLDHISGGRAAWNLVTSTDAVSGANFRRGAYLPYEDRYARATEVLDYADAYWARNALPQGRPLILQAGDSDSGREFAAQHADAIFTRHASIPDGQRFYDDVKGRLARYGRSPSELLVLPGATFVLGDTDADAAERAEHVRYQQVSAGTARVFAEQLWNRDLSEYDPEGPLPDVDPIEGEITIAPGSIPARAFAGRRHETVARLRTLADDDNLTLRDVMVRTRARHAFVGSAQTVADAIDDHVQQNACDGFILVPHITPGGLDEFADQVVPLLQERGVLRTEYEEGATLRDHLGLTPRRAPAA from the coding sequence ATGAAGCAGGTCCGCCTCGCCGCGCACTTCCCCGGCGTCAACAACACCACCGTGTGGAGCGACCCGGCCGCGGGCTCGCACATCGACTTCGCGTCGTTCGCGGCGCTGGCCCGGACCGCCGAGCGCGCGCGGTTCGACCTCTTCTTCCTCGCCGAGGGCCTGAGCCTGCGCGAGCACGCCGGGCATCTGCACGACCTCGACGTGGCCGGCCGTCCGGACGCGATGACGATCCTCGCCGCGTTGTCGGCGGTGACCGAGCACCTCGGCCTGGCCGCGACGCTGACGACGACCTACCACGAGCCCTACGAGGTGGCGCGCCAGCTCGCGACGCTCGACCACATCTCCGGCGGGCGCGCGGCCTGGAACCTCGTGACGTCGACCGACGCGGTGTCGGGCGCGAACTTCCGCCGCGGCGCCTACCTGCCCTACGAGGATCGCTACGCGCGGGCGACCGAGGTCTTGGACTACGCCGACGCCTACTGGGCGCGCAACGCGCTGCCGCAGGGGCGGCCGCTGATCCTGCAGGCCGGCGACAGCGACAGCGGGCGCGAGTTCGCCGCGCAGCACGCCGATGCGATCTTCACCCGCCACGCGTCGATCCCGGACGGGCAGCGGTTCTACGACGACGTCAAGGGGCGCCTCGCCCGCTACGGCCGTTCGCCGAGCGAGCTCCTGGTGTTGCCCGGCGCGACGTTCGTCCTCGGCGACACCGACGCCGACGCGGCCGAGCGCGCCGAGCACGTCCGCTACCAGCAGGTCTCCGCCGGCACCGCGCGCGTGTTCGCCGAGCAGCTCTGGAACCGCGACCTCTCCGAGTACGACCCCGAGGGCCCGCTGCCCGACGTCGACCCGATCGAGGGCGAGATCACGATCGCGCCCGGCTCGATCCCGGCCCGCGCGTTCGCCGGCAGGCGCCACGAGACCGTCGCCCGGCTGCGCACGCTCGCCGACGACGACAACTTGACGTTGCGCGACGTGATGGTCCGCACCCGCGCCCGCCACGCCTTCGTCGGCTCAGCGCAGACCGTCGCCGACGCGATCGACGACCACGTCCAGCAGAACGCCTGCGACGGCTTCATCCTCGTCCCCCACATCACCCCCGGCGGCCTCGACGAGTTCGCCGACCAGGTCGTCCCGTTGCTGCAGGAGCGCGGCGTCCTGCGCACCGAGTACGAGGAGGGCGCGACCCTCCGCGACCACCTCGGGCTCACGCCGCGACGCGCACCGGCAGCCTGA
- a CDS encoding quinone oxidoreductase family protein has protein sequence MRAIELTAYGDTDAGNLRIAERPEPVPEAGQVLVDVRRAGVNYADLSRRRGTYDRRDGLAPPLVLGVEVAGVRRDTGARTVALTGGYGGYAEVAAVDEGLAFPVPDGVTDDAALALLLQGLTAHHVLRTAGGLGAGESVVIHAAAGGVGSLAVQLARIWEAGRVVGVASTPEKRELVLELGADAAIDADPDGLADRIAAANRGRRADVIAESVGGATRVASRAALAPGGRLVTFGAAGGAGSGAPDPREVAFSLPTLLGDRAALAGPLAELLALARSGALQPVLGGVYALEDAARAHADLAARRTTGKLLLDV, from the coding sequence ATGCGCGCGATCGAGCTGACCGCGTACGGCGACACCGACGCCGGCAACCTCCGCATCGCGGAGCGCCCCGAGCCGGTCCCGGAGGCCGGCCAGGTGCTGGTCGACGTCCGCCGCGCCGGGGTCAACTACGCCGACCTCTCGCGCCGCCGCGGGACCTATGACCGGCGCGACGGCCTCGCGCCGCCGCTGGTCCTCGGTGTCGAGGTCGCGGGCGTGCGCCGCGACACCGGCGCCCGGACCGTCGCGCTGACCGGCGGCTACGGCGGCTACGCGGAGGTCGCCGCGGTCGACGAGGGCCTGGCGTTCCCGGTCCCGGACGGCGTCACCGACGACGCGGCGCTGGCGCTCCTGCTGCAGGGCCTGACCGCCCACCACGTGCTGCGCACCGCCGGCGGGCTCGGGGCGGGGGAGAGCGTCGTGATCCACGCGGCGGCCGGCGGCGTCGGCTCGCTGGCGGTCCAGCTCGCGCGGATCTGGGAGGCCGGTCGAGTTGTAGGAGTCGCCTCGACGCCGGAGAAGCGGGAGCTCGTGCTGGAGCTCGGCGCCGACGCGGCGATCGACGCCGACCCGGACGGCCTGGCCGACCGGATCGCCGCCGCCAACCGCGGCCGCCGCGCCGACGTGATCGCCGAGAGCGTCGGCGGCGCGACGCGCGTGGCGTCGCGGGCCGCGCTCGCGCCCGGCGGGCGGCTCGTCACCTTCGGCGCGGCCGGCGGCGCGGGCAGCGGCGCGCCCGACCCCCGCGAGGTGGCGTTCAGCCTGCCCACGCTGCTCGGCGACCGCGCCGCGCTGGCCGGCCCGCTGGCCGAGCTGCTCGCGCTCGCCCGCAGCGGTGCGCTGCAGCCGGTCCTCGGCGGCGTCTACGCGCTCGAGGACGCGGCCCGCGCGCACGCCGACCTGGCGGCGCGCCGCACGACCGGCAAGCTGCTGCTCGACGTCTAG
- a CDS encoding QsdR family transcriptional regulator, producing MPTRPPAGTPSPALAQALAGAAHERSRATPAAAFALAQATFRRGERLDMAALAAELGVARTTLYRWTGDREQLLSDLIWADMHGLLTHIAQRATTRGADRVREVADHYLTALSSGSMQRFLAAEGDNGLRLITDLDGAVRPRLVATATDLIDAEVAAGHYRPPEDPELLADVIVSVGERFLHHNGDPAMNPDLDTARRAIALIVRENPA from the coding sequence ATGCCCACGCGACCGCCGGCCGGCACGCCGTCGCCCGCCCTCGCCCAGGCGCTCGCCGGGGCCGCGCACGAGCGGTCACGCGCGACGCCCGCGGCGGCGTTCGCGCTCGCGCAGGCGACGTTCCGGCGCGGCGAGCGGCTCGACATGGCCGCGCTCGCGGCCGAGCTCGGTGTCGCCCGGACCACGCTCTACCGCTGGACCGGCGACCGCGAGCAGTTGTTGTCGGACTTGATCTGGGCCGACATGCACGGCCTGCTCACGCACATCGCGCAGCGCGCGACCACGCGCGGCGCGGACCGCGTCCGCGAGGTCGCCGACCACTACCTGACGGCGCTCAGCAGCGGCTCGATGCAGCGCTTCCTCGCCGCCGAGGGCGACAACGGGCTGCGCCTGATCACCGACCTGGACGGCGCCGTGCGCCCGCGCCTGGTCGCGACCGCCACCGACCTGATCGACGCCGAGGTGGCCGCCGGCCACTACCGCCCGCCCGAGGATCCGGAGCTGCTGGCCGACGTCATCGTCTCGGTCGGCGAGCGCTTCCTGCATCACAACGGCGACCCCGCGATGAACCCCGACCTCGACACCGCCCGCCGCGCGATCGCGTTGATCGTGCGCGAGAACCCGGCCTAG
- a CDS encoding isopenicillin N synthase family dioxygenase, producing MSDNYPPLPVLDISGFRADPAGSDGTAFVARLREVFHEIGAAYLTGHGLPDGLDRRIFEVAEAFFALPEEQRLEIENVNSPQFRGYTRLGGERTNGRQDLREQIDVSRELEAPAIGPDDPDWLRLRGPNLWPAQLPEFRTVVTEWLAALEAVGRDLIHAVALALGQPLDHFDAAVSPPEILTKIIRYPPPSEDFPTDQGVGVHTDGGFLTFVHQDAVGGLEAEVHGAWVAVPARPGAFVVNIGELLQLVSRGYFRATPHRVVSPPAGVPRVSVAYFFNPKFEAQVEPVDLPPELAAAAPGGESIDPNNPILSNYGANSLKVRLRAHPDVAARHHADLV from the coding sequence ATGAGCGACAACTACCCGCCCCTTCCTGTCCTCGACATCAGCGGCTTCCGCGCCGATCCCGCCGGCTCGGACGGCACGGCGTTCGTCGCGCGGCTGCGCGAGGTGTTCCACGAGATCGGTGCCGCCTACCTGACCGGCCACGGCCTGCCGGACGGGCTCGACCGCCGGATCTTCGAGGTCGCCGAGGCGTTCTTCGCGCTGCCCGAGGAGCAGCGGCTGGAGATCGAGAACGTCAACTCGCCCCAGTTCCGCGGCTACACGCGGCTCGGCGGCGAGCGGACCAACGGCCGCCAGGACCTGCGCGAGCAGATCGACGTCTCGCGCGAGCTCGAGGCGCCGGCGATCGGGCCGGACGACCCGGACTGGCTGCGCCTGCGCGGGCCGAACCTGTGGCCGGCGCAGCTGCCGGAGTTCCGGACAGTGGTCACGGAGTGGCTGGCGGCGCTGGAGGCCGTCGGGCGCGACCTCATCCACGCGGTCGCGCTCGCGCTCGGCCAGCCGCTCGACCACTTCGACGCCGCCGTCTCGCCGCCGGAGATCCTGACGAAGATCATCCGCTACCCGCCGCCGTCGGAGGACTTCCCGACCGACCAGGGCGTCGGCGTGCACACCGACGGCGGCTTCCTGACGTTCGTGCACCAGGACGCGGTCGGTGGTCTCGAGGCAGAGGTGCACGGCGCGTGGGTCGCCGTGCCCGCGCGGCCGGGCGCGTTCGTCGTCAACATCGGCGAGCTGCTCCAGCTCGTCAGCCGCGGCTACTTCCGCGCGACGCCGCACCGCGTCGTCTCGCCGCCCGCGGGCGTCCCGCGTGTCTCGGTCGCGTACTTCTTCAACCCGAAGTTCGAGGCGCAGGTGGAGCCGGTCGACCTGCCGCCGGAGCTGGCGGCCGCGGCGCCGGGCGGCGAGAGCATCGACCCCAACAACCCGATCTTGTCCAACTACGGCGCGAACTCGCTGAAGGTGCGCCTGCGCGCGCACCCGGACGTGGCCGCGCGCCACCACGCCGACCTCGTCTAG
- a CDS encoding LLM class flavin-dependent oxidoreductase, with product MTIVPHWFLPTNGDSRSDLSLGNAVGVEGSRVNASGGVERAPDISYIGQIARSAEQLGFVGALTPTSSWCEDAWVITAGLTQVTERFKFLVAFRPGLQSPTLSAQMAATYQRISGGRLLLNVVTGGDDAEQRRFGDHLTKAERYARAGEFLHVVRELWTGETVDHQGKYYDIEGARLPAVPQWPDVYLGGSSPEALEVAARYADVYLTWGEPPAQVAEKLDRVREVAAREGRELRFGIRLHAISRDTADEAWAEADRLLAGLDAEQIAAAQAVQRASQSEGQRRMTELHGGRTDDLVVSPNLWAGVGLVRGGAGTALVGSHQEVADRIEEYHDLGITEYIFSGYPHLEEAYRVGEGVLPELRRRGLLADDGAAVGAAS from the coding sequence ATGACCATCGTCCCGCACTGGTTCCTGCCCACCAACGGCGACTCGCGCAGCGACCTGTCGCTCGGCAACGCGGTCGGCGTCGAGGGCTCGCGCGTCAACGCGAGCGGCGGCGTCGAGCGCGCGCCCGACATCAGCTACATCGGCCAGATCGCGCGGTCGGCCGAGCAGCTCGGGTTCGTGGGCGCGCTGACGCCGACGTCGTCGTGGTGCGAGGACGCGTGGGTGATCACCGCCGGGCTGACGCAGGTCACCGAGCGCTTCAAGTTCCTGGTGGCCTTCCGGCCCGGCCTGCAGTCGCCGACGCTGTCGGCGCAGATGGCCGCGACCTACCAGCGGATCTCCGGCGGGCGGCTGCTGCTGAACGTCGTGACCGGTGGCGACGACGCCGAGCAGCGGCGCTTCGGCGACCACCTCACCAAGGCCGAGCGCTACGCGCGCGCCGGCGAGTTCCTCCACGTCGTGCGGGAGCTGTGGACCGGCGAGACCGTCGACCACCAAGGCAAGTACTACGACATCGAGGGCGCGCGGCTGCCCGCGGTCCCGCAGTGGCCGGACGTCTACCTCGGCGGCTCGTCGCCGGAGGCGCTGGAGGTCGCGGCGCGCTACGCCGACGTCTACCTGACGTGGGGCGAACCTCCGGCGCAGGTCGCCGAGAAGCTCGACCGCGTCCGCGAGGTCGCGGCGCGCGAAGGCCGCGAGCTGCGCTTCGGGATCCGCCTGCACGCGATCTCGCGCGACACGGCGGACGAAGCGTGGGCGGAGGCCGACCGGCTGCTGGCGGGGCTGGACGCCGAGCAGATCGCGGCTGCGCAGGCGGTCCAGCGCGCGTCGCAGTCCGAGGGCCAGCGGCGGATGACCGAGCTGCACGGCGGCCGCACCGACGACCTCGTCGTCTCGCCGAACCTGTGGGCGGGCGTCGGGCTCGTGCGCGGCGGCGCGGGGACCGCGCTGGTCGGCAGCCACCAGGAGGTCGCCGACCGGATCGAGGAGTACCACGACCTCGGGATCACCGAGTACATCTTCAGCGGCTATCCGCACCTGGAGGAGGCCTACCGCGTCGGCGAGGGCGTCCTGCCCGAGCTGCGGCGCCGCGGCCTGCTCGCCGACGACGGCGCCGCCGTCGGCGCGGCGTCGTGA